A segment of the Panthera uncia isolate 11264 unplaced genomic scaffold, Puncia_PCG_1.0 HiC_scaffold_831, whole genome shotgun sequence genome:
attttaaagttgttttcagATTCCCTCTGTCATATAGTACTGCAAAAATAGGATAAAAGAATCATAATAACCATTATTACACATGTTACTTTGAATATACTTCTTTTAGAAATTTCAAAGTACCTGACTgctgttgattgttttcttctattgATTAAGGCTGCCAGAATAGTTTTAAACCATATGTGAGAATATTACCAATAATAGAGCTTAaagattttcagaagaaaaaaacacttaagaTATAAACATTTTAGTAATATGTAAATGCAATATCAAATGCCCAAAGGCCTCTATGATGGTTTTAACaagactctctttttttcttttttcttttgacagaTTCCGAAAccacttttgttcatttttgaccACATATAAAAACTGGGTGTCACCTTCAGAGCAGTGTGTACTACATGGAAAGAACTGGACAATTCCTTTTGTAAAGGAGGAATTGTGATCAAGAGGAAATAAGCTTGCTTTTTACAGCGAGACTGAAGATTCTGAATTAGAACTTCAATGGTAAGTTCAGTATGTTCTCTTCACGCATAACCTTCATTCATGAGCGTCCCACCCCAGGTCTTCTGCACTTACCTGAAAAAGCCAGACTTCTCAGGGAGGTACTGAGATGGGCCACCTGTCTGAATTCCAGATGGGATTCTTTTCTAGTAATAAGTCTGCTTGGGCACTTCCATGGACTGCGTGCATTCAAAAGGCCCAGCCAGTTCACTAAAGCAAAAGGAAACTGATGTGTTCGAAGTTCCGTAAGAGAGTCAACAGCAACCACAAAACCTCAAAACTATTTCAAACACACTAGCGTTGAAAAACCAGGCTCTTAAAAAGATGAACAGTAATCCAGGTTGCAAAATGACAACAAGGCCAACTGTCAAGAAATATTAAGGTTTTAGGACTACTGTAAGAatccattaaggaaaaaaatgatattatcaaaaacaaaaaggggagATAAACTGTGTGTTGTGTTTGGGATGAAAGATTGTATATGTAGTATTTCCCTTCGAAAATTGACAGAGTTGTTCTGTCACCCACTGGGGACCTAGAACTACTATTCTTATCATGTATTTTGGTGATTAGCTCTGTCATGGATATATAATATTGCCTATGATATGACACTGAACAGTTCATTTacttagagtgagagagaggatggCTCAAGCAGAGACCATTAGAGTGGCAGAGTAAGGGAGTACATTTGTCCACAGCCTTGCTTTTTAGACTCTTAACATTATCTCCAAAAGAAGATAAGCACACAGTCACAGACATAAACGGCaagtatttgaaagaaaaataagttcctCAAACTGCTCTAATTTGTCTAGCTTATTATGCAGCACTGTAATAGTCTAGAAATATTATAACTATTGTGTAAATTACATGATAATTTTGTATAGAAATCTGGGAGTTAAAATGCTAATTTGttaaatatcaacattttaaatatactccAGTTTTTAGCTCTAATTTGAcatttctgcattaaaaaaaagagaaaagcgaGCATCAAACACACCATCCCTGGGTTCTCTCTACTTTCAAGGCCCTAATTAGAATTATGATTTTGGTAATTTCTGATGATTTCCGGTTTCCTGTCAAATGCTGAAGAATATTCTAGGCAAACAGTTTGCAatccttgtttccttttgttcacATTTCTTGTTCTACGCATAATATTATTAGTGCATCTGactgttgttttttagtttcaagGGAAGGTCTCTTTGTCTGGAAAGTCTTCAGCTGCAGCAGGTGTGCCATTTTTGTGTTATAGGAGTAAATAGGagtaaaaaaaaactcaatatgTTTCAAAATAACTCAAACTGGAGGAATTTTAGTTTTTAGTAATGGTAGAGAAGACTGTTCCAGACACACCCACCTTCTaagaacaactaaaaaaaaaaaaaaaaggatagaataTAAAACCTATTGGTTTGAAGGCTATAGAAAGCTGGCCAGGTCATGAGaacctgaaaaaacaaaatccccaGGAAAAGAGAAGTACAAAGGGTGAACCTGATTTTTAATTCTAGTTTTCACTCAAGGTGTTTCTGATTTGTAAGTGGCcactgagaggcagagaaattgAGCAGAAAGGGGTAGTTAGGAATCTCAGAAGTGAAGGACACCTGTTTAGGGGAAAAATTAGAGTCCAGGGACCACAAAGAAGGTGGCACCCTTATAGTCAAGCTTTCAAGTGGGACCTTTATAGGACTTCACCTTTGGAGAAGGCATGAACTAGAAATGCTATGTCATCACAAGATTAGAGCCAAATTTCTAATCTACTAAATTAGTTAGGTAAATAGATAATCAGTGAATAGATTAAGGGATTCATCATCATTTTAACAGCCTCCCTCTTACCACGAGCAAAAGTCATgtctggaggggcacctgggtggctcagtcggttaaaacctcccactcttgattttgtctcaggtcatgatctcacagttcgtgagatcacattctgtactggcagcatggagcctgtgtgggattctctctctgcctctctctgcctctctctgcctctcccctgctcacacactctctctctccctttataaataaataaataaataaacaaacaaacaaacaagcaaacacctaaaaaaagtaatttctggagccaaaaaagaaagttctagagAATGATAACACTTTCTAAATCAGTAAATTAGCTCtgaaaatttttgcatatattgttCAAGGTtctgtacaaatatatatagatagatatagatatagatatagatatagatagatacaattTGAAGATAcaattggctttattttttaaagtttatttgtttaactTGAGatagagattgggggaggggggcagagagaagggagagagagaattctaggcaggctccacactgtgctgttagtgcagagccccatgtggggctcaatctcatactgtgagatcatgacctgagccaaaatcgagatcagatgcttaacccactgagccatctaggcacccctataattgGTCTTATTAAATGAcccatgaatcaggcagcatcccatctagcaagtagaggggagttCCTCAAGTTTCAATTGATATTAATAGGCATACTTATGTCAAAAGATAAGACCTAATAaccaaaatcatgaaaataaacctaaaatagaaacaaatgcaTAAGGAGATACAGATTgaaggactttaaaataactgattaATAGTTTGAAGAAATAAGGTGAAATGCAgagaattttacatttcttttgggaatctagcttttaaaattcaaatggaaattctgaaacagaaaaataaaataataaaattaaatactcaATTGATGGGGCTAATAGAAGATGAGACACAGAAAATGGAGCTAgaataaatcagaagaaaatatcagattgaagaacagaggagggaagaaaggataaaaattacacaaaatcaCACAGAAGACACAGGAAAGTCCTAACATGCCCAGAATTGGTGTcctagaaagagagaagagaaagaattaggCAGAACCAATATTTAAAGAGGTAATAAGATAAAGAATTATACAAACCCCCTAATATAATAGTATCTAAATGAGTGAGCAATCACAAACAAAGGTTTTAGACTACATGAAAAAAAGTACATGACAGTAAATGTTGATTAAGAGACACACTTGAAATGCaacacaaaaaaactaaaatagatgaatgaaaaaaaattttaaggccaatataactatattttatatatttctcagGGAAATTAGACTATAAGGCAAGACACTTTATTGGCAATAAACACAGGaaattttattatgataaaagagttaatatttccaaaatattatagTTGTAAATTTGTTACACTTAATAATgagtttcaaaatatgtaaagcaaaataatgatgcaactaaaaggaaaatggacaaaTCCATTATcagagggagattttttttttttttttttttttggagacagagagagacagagcatgaatgggggaggggcagagagaaagggagacacagaatctgaaacaggctccaggccctgagccatcagcccagagcccgatgcggggctcgaactcagggaccgcaagatcatgacctgagctgaagtcagacgcttaaccgactgagccacccaggcgctcctatcaTAGGGAGATTTTTAACAGATGTCTCTTAGTAACTGATAcaccaaacagacaaaaactcaACATGGATACAGTAGATTTGAACAATGCAATAAATAAACTTGACCTTATTTACATACCTTATACTCAGCAAATGTAAAATTCATACCAAATGCCAAGCCAGTTAACCAAATGATGAATctaaaagaaaccttaaaaaatatcaaaaagtaaaattatacagAGCACATTTTCTGACAACATTGCAGTTAGGatagaaatcaataatgaaacaagataatattaaaaattttatatttgaaaagtaaTAAACTTTTAAGTAATTCAAACACTAAGAGaatgaatacaaatgaaaattaggagatatttttctttgaattatagTGAAAGTTCAACGTATCAAAACTTTTAGAATACAGCTATAGACATACTTAAATGCTGTTATTAGGAGTAAACAGCTGAAAATAACCTCTTTTCCTTTGGCTTGCCACTGGGCCATGGGCCCAGTGGTATTGCCATGGGCCACCACCCACCCCGGTGTTACTGGTATTGTAAGAACAAGCGGTGTCCAAAGTCTTGTTTCTGCAGAGGTGTGCCTGATGCCAAGGTCCGCATCTTTGACCTTGGGCAGAAGAAGGCAGAAGTGGAGCAGTTCCCACTGTGTAGCCACACAGTGCCAGAGGAATACGAGCAGCTCTCCTCTGAAGCCCTGGAGGCTGTCCGTATGTGTGCTAACAAGTACATGGTGAAAAGCTGTGGCAAAGATGGTTTTTGCATCCAAATGTGGTTCCATCCCTTCCACGTCATCCTTATCAACAAGATGTTGTCCTGTGCTGGAGCTGACAGGCTCCAGACAGGTGTGTGGGGTGCCTTTGGAAAGCCCCAGGGCACAGTGGCCAGGGTCCACATTGGCCAAGTCATCATGTCCACCAGTACCAAGGTACAGAACAAGGAGCATATGATTGAGACGCTATGCAGGGCCAAGTTCAAGTTCCTTGGCTGCCCGAAGATTCACATTTCCAAGAAGTGGGGCTTTACTAAGTTTAATGTGAATGAATTTGAAGACATGATGGCTGAAAAGTAGCTTATCCCAGATAGCTATGGCTTTGGTCAAATACATCCCTAATTGTGGCCCCTTGGACAAATGGTAGGCTCTGCAGTCATGAGAACCTTGACACTGCCCGCTCCTTATTCACGCCCACAATAAACCCTGCTtcctgtcaaagaaaaaaaaaagctgaaaataaatcaTCCAAGTATCCATTTCCACTAGTTAAAAAAATTAGGCTGaggcaacaggcacatgaaaagatgctcaacgtcacacctcatcagggaaatacaaatcaaaaccacactcagatatcacctcacgccagtcagagtggctaaaatgaaccaaataaggagactatagatgctggagaggatgtggagaaacgggaaccttcttgcactgttggtgggaatacaaactggtgcagccactctggaaaacagtgtggaggttcctcaaaaagttaaaaatagatctaccctatgacccagcaatagcactgctaggaatttacccgagggatacaggagtgctgatgcataggggcacttgtaccccaatgtttatagcagcactttcaacaatagccaaattatggaaagagcctaaatgtccatccactgatgaatggataaagaagttgtggtttaggggctcctgggtggctcagtcggttaagcaaccgacttcagctcaggtcatgatctcgcagtttgtgagttcaagccctgcgttgggctctgtgctgagagctcagagcctggagcctgtttcagattctgtgtctccccctctctctacccctcccctgctcacgctctgtgtctctctgtctctcaataataaatgagtgttaaaaaattttttttaaatagttgtggtttatatctacaatggaatactacttggcaatgagaaagaatgaaatacagcctttgtagcaatgtggatggaactggagagtgttatgctaagtgaaataagtcatacagagaaagacagataccatatgttttcactcttatgtggatcctgagaaacttaacagaagaccatgggggaggggaaggaaaaaaaaagttggagaggaagggagccaaaccataagaaactcttaaaaactgagaataaaatgggggttaatggggggtgggagggagggggaagggggtgatgggcattgaggagagcacctgttgggatgagcactgggtattgtatggaaaccaatttgacaatagatttcatattaaaaaataataaaaaaataaacttattgtggtaaacataaaaaaaaattaggccaaggagcaaaaagaaacaaataataaaattaaaaacatatatcagtaaaatataaaacaaatgtgctagagaaaataaatctaataatacattttaaaagactaataaaTTTCACAAATCCCTGGAAAgacagatcaagaaaaaaagaaagtgcacaaaataccaatatcaagaatgatttttttataacAAAGGGTCTTAACTATAGATCCCAttgttaaggaaataaaaacaaaaggatatcATATCAGTTTGGGGGTAATAATTTCAATGAAATGATTTAGAAAGCCataacttaggggtgcctgggtggctcagtcaattaagtgtccgactttggctcaggtcatgatttcatggctatgggttcaagacccacatcgggctctgtgctgatggctctgacagctcggaacctggagcctgcttcagattctgtctcagtctctctctgcccctcccccactcgcactctgtctctttctctctgtcaaatataaatagatatttttttaaaaagccataattTACCAAAACGGTTAAAGTGGcgcaagaagaaatataaaatgcaaataatttagtATCTACTAAATGAATTGAATCTGTAACTAAAACCCTATGAAAGAAATTTCCATGTCCATCAATTTTACTAATCAGTTcctccaaatatttagaaataaacttgACCTTACATATACTATTCCATagctcagaaaaagagaaaaattttccaAGTTATTTGTTGAGGTCATCATAATTTTGATAGCAAATACTGGTAAGAACATTACAATAAATACCTAAGAGAGACTAACTTTCATTTATATAGACACAAAGCCtatacaaaatattagcaaagcaaatccagtgatataaaaaaaatgataatatattacGGTCAGGTGAGAATTATTCCAGGAAGGCAAGATAGTGTAACATGAAAAATCAATGAATGCAATTTACCACATAAACCAAATAAAGGAGAacaatcatatgatcatctcaaatagagaccaaaacacatctctgaataaaattcaacatccatccatgatttaaaaaagaaaaatgacaaactaagaatagaaggatATTTACAAAATCCTATAGCAAACATCATATGTCACTGAGAAACAATGAAAGCTGTCCTCTTGATATTAGATGTTCGGTTCAACATAGTATCCTCACCCAGTGTGATGAGGCAAAACAGTCaataaaaggtataaatattggaggggtgcctggctggttcagtttggtatgtagagtgtgtgactcttgatcttggggttgtaaattcaagtcccacattgggtatagagactacttttaaaaaaataaaatattttttaaaaatggtgtaagtattagaaagaaagaaataaaactgtctttatttgccagtggaataattttatacataaaactTCCAAAGACTACAGACAGACTAAtagaataaatttattaatttagcaAAACAGTTACATGTTAATTTGCAAAAAAATCGATCATATGTCACGATTGCAACACACAAGCAGagaatgcaatttttaaaataatacctttttttctttctttctttctttctttctttctttctttctttctttccttatttatttatttttagagagagagagtgttcaaGCATGGGAAAGGAACAAAGggaacaaagggagagagagagagagagagagagagagagagagagagaatcttaagcaggctccatgctcagcacagagcccaatgcagggctcaatcccatgaccctgggatcatgacctgagctgaaaccaagaactgggcactcaactgtctgagccactaaagtgcccctaaaataataccatttaaatTAGgatcaaagaatattaaaataaatctaacaGAATATTAGAAGATCTTCTATGTAGGATACTGTATAACattgagagaaattttaaaaagacctcaGTGAATGGAAGACTATATATTACTTTCAGATAAAAAGATTCAGTATCGTGAGGATGTCTGTTCTCCTCTAAGCTACCTATAttcaatgcatttctttttttgttttcattttaattccagtgtaattgaTGTACAATGTCATATCAGTTTCAATTGTCCCATTTAGTGATTCAGTAGTTCCATatattgctcagtgctcatcagagtaagtgcactcttaatccccttcaccaattttacccattcccccacccacctccctcctggtAACTATCTGTTCCCTacagttaagagtatgttttttggtttgtctctatTAAATCCACTTCTAATCAAAATTTGAACAAGTGTTTTCTGTGGAAATTGACAAGATGATTTGAATGTGTATATGATAATGTAAAGAGtctaaaatgtcaaaaacaatgataaaaaggGACATAtttgaaagatttaaaatgtCAGGTATCAAGAAGGGCACTTGcatggttcagtgggttaaacatctgattcttgatttcagctcaggtaatgatctcgtggttcataagaccaagccccacattgagccgTGTgtctgagctctgcactgacagcctggagtctgcttgggattctctctctccctctttctgtccctcccctcatgcatacaggttctctctctcaaaataaataaataagcattaaaaataataataatttaaaatactgggtatcaagatttattttaaatctaaaataatttggACAATATAGTATTAGCAGAATAATGTACAAATAGACTAATGGAAGAGTATACAGTCCACAAACTAATTCACACATGTATGGACACTTAATTACAAAAAAGGTGGTAATATAGaacagaaggaaataatgatCTTTCAATAAATGGGGCTGGGTCAGCTGGacattcaaatgaaagaaaaaatgaatcttgACTCCTTACCTCACACTATACATAAAAATCAGTTCCAGATAGAAAGTtgatctaaatgtgaaaggtaagATAATAAGATTTCTGAAGATAACAAAGAAaagtatctttatgaccttgggatatagaaagaattttttttcttagaatacaaaaatcaataatcaCTAAAGAGATACTGATAAGATGAACTACACTGAAATAAGATTTTTATGCCCAGCAAAgacatcatcaagacagtaaaaGGGCAAATCATGGAGTGGGAACAGATTTTTGTAGTTCATAAACTGACAAAGGACTCACATCAACTAAGtaccaataagaaaaagataataacatGAAGTTTacgtatacaaaatatatgaatagacaATTTGCAAAAGATTTCCCAATAAACACATATTAGTGATTTGGGAACTGCAAACAAAAACTGCAGTGGAATACCACTAACTGTACATCAgatagctaaaatttaaatggaatttaatacctcacaattaaaatttaaaatttgaatagagTTTAATGCCTCAGAATATCAAGTGTTGCAGAGGATATGGAGTAAATAGAATTTTCATACACTGCTAGAGGGAGTGGAAAAGTGGCACACTAAAGCTGTGTTTTTACAGCTGAATATCCAAATGACCATGAACCAGCAATTGCATTCCTAGATATTTAACCAACAGAAAATGCATACGCATGCGTACCAAAAAAAGTTACAGTTCATAACAGCAGTATGTATAACAGTCCAAATCTGAAACATCCCAGaggtcaataaaaaaaataaaatatattacaaaaatgaCAGTGtggaatgtatagaattgctcttaccatgaaaatgaatgaagtaattCTACATGCGAAAACTTGGATGGATTTTGCAAACATTGTATTAATATAAAGAAGTCAGCTGCAAAAGAAGGCATTGagtgattacatttatataaaatttaaatattggcAAAACTGATGTAGGATAAGTCACAAGTAGAAGTGATGACTGGAAGGAGGACTTCTGTGGTATCTCTTGATCTGGGCAGTAGTCAAATGTGCTTGCTTTGTGGTAATTTATCTGGTTTTACCCTTATaatttgtgcacttttctgtcTCTAGATTATgctgaaacaataaaattttatttttaaaaatgacccatACTGGAAATGCAGTGCTGTAAGTTATTTGCCACTAATTATTTTCACAGTTcttttgtttccaaataagaCTTCAGGcaatgttctcttttctccttaagGCTTCAGATGGAATGTTCTCCTTTTCTGAATCACTTGCATACTACTGCTCCTTTTCCTGGGTTTGATGCTAACACATCCTCTTcctcattttgaaatatgtttggcCAGTGCTTCATCCCCAGTGAAATACGTGCCTGAACAATTAGCTCCAAATCCATTTTTAGAGCTCATTTGGAACAAATTTGCATATGGCATTTGTGAGCTTCCTGCTCTTACCTATTAAATCAATATGCAAAGTAAACTCTGTTTGAACTCTGCTGTAGATCTTCAAAATTATCTTAAGAACATAAAAGGAACGATTTCCAATATTGGGACCCTATATAAAAATGAGGCTGGTGATGATGGcatgtcaaatatttaaagagcaggggagggatctGTGAAGCTCAGAATCTCAGTGTTTGAAGATACACACTGTTACTGGAAACACCCTTCCAAGTAGTCATCCAGTCTCTGCCTGCTCATCTTGTGACAGTGCTGACATTTaaagtgattcattgcttacaagCTGAAATGTCTTACCATACTATCTACCCACATCTTCAGTTCCCCACTTATAGCCACCGAGGAAAAGCTTTACCCTTTTCTGCACAATAGCTCTGCAAGTACCAGGTGACATTTGCTTTGTCCAGTTTGTGTCTCGTCTTCTCCATGCCTGGGGCTGCGATCTGTTAACAGAATACTCATGTGGAGTAGCTTTGAGTTCCTCCAccctccttgcctctctgctTTCAATACCCTTCAGTTTATTTAACTGCTTTCTTAGGGGTTCATCCAGGACTGCACCAAACGCCTTCAGTGGGCTCAGACCTGTGAAAGGATATCTCTTTATGTGCTACTTTTTTTTCAGAACTGCCTCCACATCTCTTACCATCCTGTGCTTTTGAAGCCAAGAGAAGACCTTTGCACTGATctttactaaattttattttgctccaaggtttttcaaaactttttagaTCCTAAATCTCACTACTACATCTTTATTCAAGATGTCTAACAGAACAGAACTGAAGTTCAAGGTCTCTACCTATCCAAAAATTTCCATTTGAGCACCAGTCTATTCATGAGTGTCCTTCAAGAAAAGTTATTCTCCAAATCATACAGCTTGTGTTTCCAGAATGTCAATATTGCCAACAGCAACCTTGCCAAATGCCTGGATGAAAAAGCCACATACCTATGTCTAATGAATATTGTTCATCTTCATTCTGGTAACCTGTGCAAGATATCGCTGTCACAACTTAACTTTCCAGTGA
Coding sequences within it:
- the LOC125918462 gene encoding 60S ribosomal protein L10-like — protein: MGHHPPRCYWYCKNKRCPKSCFCRGVPDAKVRIFDLGQKKAEVEQFPLCSHTVPEEYEQLSSEALEAVRMCANKYMVKSCGKDGFCIQMWFHPFHVILINKMLSCAGADRLQTGVWGAFGKPQGTVARVHIGQVIMSTSTKVQNKEHMIETLCRAKFKFLGCPKIHISKKWGFTKFNVNEFEDMMAEK